The sequence TTTCCTCCCTGAGTCAGCCCGCTTTTTACAATACGGGCACAACGCCTTGCGCGGAGCCCCGGTTCGGGGCCCCGTGCGCCACACTCTCCCTCATGCTCTCCACCCCGCCCATGCCCCAAGTCCAAGAAGGCTCCTTCCTCACCCTGCACTACCGCATGTCCGGTCCGCAGGGGCAGGTGATCATCGACACATTTGCCGGCAAGCCCGCCACGCTGAGCCTGGGCATGGGTGAACTCTCGCCCGCGATCGAGCAGCGCCTGATGGGCCTGGAAGAGGGTGCGCACACCGTCATCGAGCTGGCTGCGGGCGAGGCCTTTGGCGAGCGCCAGCCCGAGATGGTGCAGTGGGTGGCGCGCAAGCTGCTCAGCGAGCTCGGCGATCCGCATGAACGGTATGTGGCAGGCGACGTGGTGCAGTTCCCCACGCCCGACGGCCTCGGCACCTACGCGGGTGCGGCGTTGCAGGTGCGTGAAGACGGCGCCGTGCTGTTCGATTTCAACCACCCGCTCGCCGGCCAGCCGGTGCGGTTTGAAGTGCAACTGATCGGGGTGCTGTGATGCCGATGTCCCAAGAAATTGTCCTGGCCGAACCCAGAGGGTTCTGCGCCGGCGTTGACCGCGCCATCGAAATCGTCGAGCGTGCGCTTGCCAAGTTCGGCCGGCCCATCTATGTGCGCCACGAGATCGTGCACAACACCTACGTGGTGAACGACCTCAAGGCCAAGGGCGCGGTATTCATCGAGGAACTCTCCGATGTGCCGGCGGGTGCGACGCTGGTGTTTTCGGCCCACGGTGTGAGCAAGGCCATTCAGGACGAAGCGAAGCAGCGGGGCTTCAACATCTTCGATGCCACCTGCCCGCTGGTGACCAAGGTGCACGTGGAAGTGGCCAAGCTGCACCGCGAGGGCTTCGAGTTCATCATGATCGGCCACAAGGGCCACCCCGAGGTCGAAGGCACCATGGGCCAGCTGGAGAGCGGGATCCACCTGGTGGAAGACGTGGCCGACGTGGCGCATGTGTCGCCTGCGCAGACGTCCAAGCTCGCGGTGGTGACGCAGACCACGCTCTCGGTGGACGACGCGGCCGAGATCCTTCAAGCCGTGAAGGTGCGTTTTCCGCAGGTGCGTGAACCCAAGCAGCAGGACATTTGTTACGCCACGCAGAACCGGCAGGATGCCGTGAAGCTGCTGAGCCCGCAGGTGGACATCGTGATCGTGGTGGGCAGCCCCACCAGTTCCAACAGCAACCGCCTGCGCGAGGTCGCCGTCAAGCTCGGCACGGTGAGTTACATGGTGGACAGCGCCGACGAACTCAAGGCCGAGTGGTTTGAGGGCAAGCGCCGCGTGGGTCTGACGGCAGGTGCTTCCGCGCCCGAGATCCTGGTGCGCCAGGTGATCGAGCGCATCAAGGCACTGGGCGCCATCTCTGTGCGCACCATGGACGGCCTGACCGAGACCATCAAGTTCCCGCTGCCCAAGGGTCTGAAGATGGACGGCGAAGACGCCGCACCCTTGCAGCACCTGCGCTGAGCCCGTCGTGCACCGCTTGCCCAAACCTACAATCGCCGCATGCTAGACATCGTTCAACTGAGAAAAGACCTCCCCGGGGTCGTCGCGCGGCTGGAAACGCGCAAGAGCCCACAACCGTTTCTGGACGTGGCCGCCTACCAGACCCTGGAAACCGAGCGCAAGTCGCTGCAGACCCGCACCGAAGAGCTGCAAAGCCAGCGCAACAGCCTGTCCAAGCGGATCGGCATGCTCAAGGGCAAGGGCCAACACGCCGAGGCCGACGCCGTGATGGCGCAGGTGGGCGCGCTCAAGGCCGAGCTCGACGCTTCCGCCGCCCGGCTGGACGTCATCCAGGCCGAGCTGCACACCCTGCTGCAAGCCGTGCCGAACCTGCCGCACGAGAGTGTGCCGGTGGGCAGCGACGAACACGGCAACGTCGAGCTGCGCCGCTGGGGCACCCCGCGCGTGTTCGACTTCGCCGTGCGCGATCACGTGGACGTGGGCGAACCGCTCGGGCTGGATTTCGCCACCGGCACCAAACTCGCCGGCTCGCGCTTCACCTTCATGCGCGGCCCCATCGCGCGCCTGCACCGGGCGCTTGCGCAGTTCATGCTCGACGTGCAAACCCAGGAGCACGGCTACACCGAGTGCTACACGCCCTACATCGTCAACGCCGACACCTTGCGCGGCACCGGCCAGTTGCCCAAATTCGAAGGTGACCTGTTTGCGGTGAAGAAGGGTGGCCAGGAAAGCGAGGCCGTGCCCGACACGCAAGCGCTCTACCTCATCCCCACCAGCGAGGTGACGCTGACCAACGTGGTGCGCGACACCGTGGTGGCCGAGGCCGAGCTGCCGATCAAGCTCACCGCGCACACGCCGTGTTTCCGGTCTGAGGCCGGCAGCGCCGGGCGCGACACGCGCGGCATGATCCGCCAGCATCAGTTCGACAAGGTCGAGATGGTGCAGATCGTGCATCCCGACAAAAGCTACGAAGCCCTGGACGCCATGACTGGCCACGCCGAAGCCGTCCTGCAGAAGCTCGGCCTGCCCTACCGTGTGCTGGCGCTGTGCACCGGCGACATGGGCTTTGGCGCCACGCGCACACACGATCTGGAGGTGTGGGTGCCTGCGCAGGAAACCTACCGCGAGATCAGCTCGGTCTCCAACTGCGAAGCCTTCCAGGCGCGCCGCCTGCAGGCGCGTTTCAAGAACGCGCAAGGCAAGAACGAGCTCGTGCACACGCTCAACGGCTCGGGCCTGGCCGTGGGCCGTGCGCTGGTGGCGGTGCTGGAGAACTTCCAGAACGCCGACGGCAGCGTGACCGTGCCCGAGGTGCTGCGTCCCTACATGGGCGGCCTGGAGCGTCTGACGCCGGCTTGAGGCCACGGGGTCTTGCCCGCAGGGAAAGCCCCGCATCGCGGGGCTTTTTCATGTCTGCGGTTCTCCTGGCGTTTGCGACCCTCAGCAGTGCCGGATGGGCGTGGCCGGAGGGGCAGGACGGGGCCCGGGTCATTTGGACAGACGGTGCTTTTCAAAGTGCCCCGGCAGGCGTACACCCGGCGTGTCAGCCGTGCACCGGGACAGTTGTCACCCCGGAGGGGCGCCATTTGACCGAACCCGAACACCCCCGCCAGAACCACCTGTTGTCCTGCTTGCCCGATGCCGAGTGGCAACGTTGGTTGCCCCAGCTTGAGTTGGTGGATCTGCCTCTGGGCAAGGTGTTGTACGAGTCGGGGGCACCACTGACGTATGTGTATTTCCCCATCAGTGCCATCGTCTCGCTGCTCTATGTGCTGGAAAACGGCTCGTCGGCCGAGATTGCGGTGGTCGGCTTCGAGGGCGTGGTGGGCATCTCCATCTTCATGGGAGGCGGCACCACACCCAACCGCTCGGTGGTGCAGAGCGCGGGCAAGGGCTACCGGCTTCGCGCTGCCGTCATCAAGGACGAGTTCGAGCATTCCAGCGCGGTCCTGCACCTCATGCTGCGTTACACGCAGGCCCTGATCACCCAGATGAGCCAGACCGCGGTGTGCAACCGCTACCACTCGCTGGACCAGCAGCTGTGTCGCTGGCTGCTGCTCAGCCTGGACCGCCTGCCGGGCAATGAGCTGGTGATGACGCAGGAGCTGATCGCCAACATGCTGGGTGTTCGCCGCGAGGGCGTCACCGAAGCCGCGCTCAAGCTCCAGGCGGCCGGCCTCATCCGCTATGCGCGTGGCCACATCTCGGTCCTGGACCGTCAGAAGCTCGAGCGAAGGACCTGCGAGTGTTATCAGGTGGTGAAGAGCGAATACGACCGATTGCTGCCCGACATCACGGCGATCTGAACCGCATCAACCGCCTGGCCGCGTCAACGTTCGGGCGAGGGCCTTGTCCATCAACGCCGGCTTCGGCGATGGCACGGTGGAAGGGGTCATGTGTGTTCTCCTGAACAGGTCCATGTTCACAGGCGATCAGGCAGGGTGGCTGTCTGCCGCCTGTGGGGCTGCGCTTCACCGTTCCCCGTGTTCAGGGCTTGGGGCGGGCACCGATCTTCAGATCCACCGCGGCCTTGAGCCGCCTGGCCGTTTGCAGTCGCTGCCGAAGCGTGGGCAGGTGCCTGGCGGCAAAGGCTTTGACCTCGGGGTCATGGGCGCTGCGCGAGGCCTCTTCGAACAGCCGCACGCTGGCCTCATGGCCCACCACGCCGATCTGATGCATGTAGCGCAGATCGAAGTGTTCTTCGCTCAGCTTGACGATCGGGATTCCCTGGCCTTTGTGCGCCAGGGACGCTTCGCCCGGTGTCCTGTGGTCCTTCGACGCAGACAGCGTTTGCAGCTCGGCAGAGCGGTTGACCTGGTCATCCATCAGCCGGCGTGCGAAGGCGCGCACCCGTTGGTCGGTCGCCTTGTTGAGCGCCGCGCCGCTGGCCATCTGTTCTGCGTGGCCCTGTTCGGCGACCCGGTCCAGGAACCTGCGATCACCATCGACCAGTGGGCTTCCCATGGCCATGCCGCTGTTCAGCAGCACCGCTGCCAAGCTGATTTGCACCCATGTCTGCGCACTCATATTGCTGCTCCCTCAACCGTCGACCAGACGACCTGGCCTGGGCCTCGCCACGCCGGACATGGCTAGCACGACACCCATCCAAGGATGGACAAGAAGTTCGTTCCGGTCGGTGCGATAGCGAACGTGGGCGCGAGCTTGTGTCCTGCAAGCCTGACTTGCTGTTCTTGCGCTGGCCCTTGCTGGCTGTGCCATCTCCGCAGCCCAGGCGCCGACCGCAACGGCCTGCTGTACGTGGCCGACCGGGTGTCGGGCAACGTGATGCGGATCGACCCGGAGAACCCACGACCGGTGGTGGTGGACCGCGGGGCTGCGCGCAACAGAGCCGGACCCGGCCCGTCCCGGCGTGGCCCAGACCTTTGCCACCGGGCTGCCCGGCGCCAACGGCAGCGACTTCGATTGCGAGGGTCGCCTCTACGTCAGTGGCGGGGCCCGCTGTGGGTGGCGATCAACGAACTCAACGCGTTGGTGCGCATCAGCCCCGCGGGCGAGCTGACCGAGGTGGCGCGCAACGGTGCCGCCGGGCCGCTGGAGTTTCCAGCCGCACTGGTCGACCCTGTAAACACGCCGTCACGAAAGTGTCGCGCTGCTGTCAAGCGGAACCGGCAAGCTGGGCGAGCTGTCCACGCTACCCACCGGGCGAGCGAGGCGCGCGTTCATCCCAACCGACGAAAGCCCTCCCCCATGAAGCTCCATACCCATGCACTGATCGTCCTGGCCCTTGCCGGTGTGAGCGTTGCCACCCAGGCCCAGAACGCCTACCCGGCCACGCTTGCGGGTCATGCCCTTCTGCCCGCGCAGACCTTCATCCCTGCGCCCAAGGATGCGCCGGCCGACCTGCAGGTCAGCGGCAAGTTCACCACCGGCAAACTGGTCGAAAAGCCGGGCAGCGTCGAAGGCCTCTCGGGTGGCCGCCCCACGGGTGTTTCGTTGCCCTTCAAAGGCCAGCCTGCCCAGGGCCATTCGGGCATCAAGAAGATGCCCGACGGCACGTTCTGGATCCTCACGGACAACGGCGCGGGCGCCAAAGCCAACTCACCCGACTTCGGGCTCTACCTCAATCACTACAAAGTCGACTTCAAGAGTGGCCAGTTCACGCGTCTGAAGACCGTGTTCCTGCACGACCCGGACAAGAAGGTGCCCTTCCGCGTGCTGCACGAAGGCACCAGGAAGCGTTACCTGACCGGCTCCGACTTCGATCTCGAAAGCTTCCAGTTCGCTGGCGGCTCCATCTGGATCGGCGAAGAGTTCGGACCCTACCTCATCAAGGCCGACATGAACGGCAAGGTGCAGGCCGTGTTCGAGACGCAGGTGGACGGCAAGCCCGTGCGTTCGCCCGACCATCCTGCCGTCACCACGCCGAGCGCACCGGGTGGTGAGGTGAAGTTCCAGGTTCGCCGCTCCAAGGGCTACGAGGGCATGGCTGCGTCGAAAGACGGCAGCAAGCTGTATGCCTTGCTCGAAGGTGCGCTCCACGACGAGGCAACCAAGGCCGCCGAAGCCGTCGACGGCAAGCACTACCTGCGCGTGCTCGAGTTCGACGTGGCAACGCAGCAGTGGACCGGCCGCCACTGGAAGTATGTGCTGGAAGCCAACCACCACGCCATCGGCGACTTCAACATGATCAGCGCGACCGAGGGCCTGATCATCGAGCGTGACAACGGCGAAGGCACGGCCGACAAGGCCTGCCCGGAAGCCACCAAACGCGCCGATTGTTTCCACGACCTTGCCAAATTCAAGCGCGTGTACAAGGTGGAGATGAGCGAAGCCAACGTGGGCGGCCCCTTGCGCAAGATCGGCTACATCGACCTGATGAACATCGCCGACCCGAACAAGGTGGCCCGCAAGCCGCTGGACAACGGCGTGCTGACCTTGCCCTTCTTCACGATCGAGAATGTCGACCTGGTCGATGCGCGGCACATCGTGGTCGGCAACGACAACAACCTGCCGTTCTCCAGCAGCCGCGAGCCCAACAAGGCCGACGACAACGAACTGGTGTTGCTCGAAGTGGGCGACTTCCTGTCAGCGCGCTGAGTCCAAGCCCGGCCTTTGTCGACGCCGAGGCTGGGCAGGTTCACCCATCTCGGCTGGAGTGAATGGCCCTCTCGCCCGCGCGTTGAAATGCCTGGCCGATGCTCGACGGCGGTTGTCTGGTCCAGGCGGGTTGAGGGTGTTCGGCGTGGATGCATCGAGCATGGTCATCAATGAAGAAGTCAGCATTGACAGCGTCACATGAGCAGCCAGGAGACGGCCCCTGGATGTCAAATTCGAACCACGACGATCGGTCCATTCACTCACGTAGCGTCATGGTGAACATGCACGCCGCGCATCCAGGCCATGAGGTCGATGGGGCTGGAAGTACCGACTCTGGGTATCTCGGTCTGAATACGGGATCTTTTGAGTTGGGGTTTTTGCCGGGGCTGGTGCTGGGCAAGGGTTCCGCGGGAGAGCTTGTCCAGGATCGCGCAGTGCGGCTGTTCGTTGCCGTGGCAGGCCGTCACCAAGACCGAGAGCCCGTCCATCATCTGCTCGATTTCTCGTCGCTTCTCCTCAAGGTCCGCCAGGTGACGTTGCGCCACGGCCTTCACCTCGCGGCTCGTGCGCTGTGAATCACTCCACAGGCCAATGAGCTCGGCGATCTGTGCCACCGAGAACCCCAGGTGGCGCGACTGCCGGACGAAGCGCAGCACCGAGACCTCCCGGTCGCCATAGAGTCGGTAGCCCGCCTCGCTGCGTTCTGCCTCGGGCAGCAGGCCGATCTGTTCATAGTGGCGGATCATCTTCGCGGAGACGCCAGCGGCAGCGGCCGCTTCGCCGATGTTCATGAGTGGGGTCATGTGGAACTCCGTGGAATGAATGAGGGCATGGGCCGAGGATGCAGCCTGCCATGGTGGGAAGGTCAAGGCCCTCACAGAGAGAGCCTTGACGAGCAGGCATCAGAGAGTTGGGTAGCCGGCATCAGCCAGCGCTTCGACCAAAGCATCGCGGTCTTCACCGCTTTTCACGGTGATCAGCCGCCGAGGCAGGTCGACCTGTATCTCGCAAGCTGGATCAACCAGTTTCAGAGTGACGTTTACCTTGGAGGCGCAATGGCCGCAGGTCATGTCGGGGAGGTGAAATTCGTGCATGGATGACTCCGTAAGTGCGTTGAGGGAATCCGCACTGTGGACATTGCCACGGGGGCAATGTCAAGTCGAATCTGGCGTTGCGCTTGCCATCGTGGCAAGGCCAAACATTCGCTCCTCTCTCAACCCAAGGAGCACCTCATGAACACCGCCACTTTGTCGCTCATCGAGCATCAGTTTCCCATCGAAGGCATGACCTGCGCTTCGTGCGTGGGCCGCGTCGAAAAGGCCTTGAAGGCCGTTGCTGGCGTGAAGGACGTCAGCGTCAATCTGGCCACCGAACGGGCCACGGTGAACGCCGCTGCTTCCACGCTGCCTGCCAGCCTGGTGGCTGCGGTGCAAAAGGCAGGCTACAGCGTGGGCAAGGAACCCAGCGTGGATCAGGGAGCACAGCCCACAAGATTCAAAGGGGAGCCATGGTGGCCGGTAGCGCTCGCCGCCGTTCTGTCGCTGCCCTTGGTGCTGCCCATGATTGCCATGCTGTTCGGCTCCGACTGGACGATCAATGGATGGTTGCAGCTCGCGCTGGCCACGCCCGTTCAATTCTGGCTGGGCGCGCGCTTCTACCGCGCAGGCTGGAAGGCCGTGCGCGCAGGTGCAGGGAACATGGACCTGTTGGTGGCCCTGGGTACCAGCGCCGGATACGGTCTGAGTGTCTACCTGCTGTTCAAGCACACCGGTCACGGCATGCCGCACCTGTACTTTGAAGCATCGGCCGTGATCGTCACATTGGTGCTGCTGGGCAAGTGGCTGGAGTCGCGCGCCAGACGCCAGACCACGGCCGCCATCGCTGCCCTCAACGCGCTCAAGCCCGAGGTGGCTCGCGTGCGCATGCCCTATGGCGATGTGGACGTCGCCATTGCGCAAGTCAAGGTGGGCGACACCGTGGTGATTCGCCCGGGCGAGCGCATGCCGGTCGATGGTGTCGTCATCACGGGATCCAGCCAGGTGGACGAGTCGCTGATCACGGGCGAAAGCCTTCCGGTGGCCAAACACGCCGGCGACAGGGTCACCGGCGGCGCTGTCAACGCGGAAGGACTGCTGCTGGTGGAGACCACGGCGGTGGGTGCCGAGTCCACGCTCTCGCGCATCGTGCGCATGGTCGAATCGGCACAGGCGAAGAAAGCCCCGATCCAGCGCATCGTGGACCGCGTGAGTGCCGTCTTTGTGCCGGTGGTGCTGCTGATCGCCGCGCTCACCCTGCTGGGCTGGGGCCTGGCCACAGGCAACTGGGAGCAAGCCATCCTGAACGCGGTGGCGGTGCTGGTGATCGCCTGTCCTTGTGCCCTGGGCCTGGCGACACCGACCGCCATCATGGCCGGTACCGGGGTGGCCGCGCGCCAAGGCATCCTGATCAAGGACGCCGAGGCGCTTGAAGTGGCGCACCGCATCGACACTGTCGCCTTC is a genomic window of Hydrogenophaga sp. RAC07 containing:
- the ispH gene encoding 4-hydroxy-3-methylbut-2-enyl diphosphate reductase; the encoded protein is MPMSQEIVLAEPRGFCAGVDRAIEIVERALAKFGRPIYVRHEIVHNTYVVNDLKAKGAVFIEELSDVPAGATLVFSAHGVSKAIQDEAKQRGFNIFDATCPLVTKVHVEVAKLHREGFEFIMIGHKGHPEVEGTMGQLESGIHLVEDVADVAHVSPAQTSKLAVVTQTTLSVDDAAEILQAVKVRFPQVREPKQQDICYATQNRQDAVKLLSPQVDIVIVVGSPTSSNSNRLREVAVKLGTVSYMVDSADELKAEWFEGKRRVGLTAGASAPEILVRQVIERIKALGAISVRTMDGLTETIKFPLPKGLKMDGEDAAPLQHLR
- a CDS encoding Crp/Fnr family transcriptional regulator, with product MTEPEHPRQNHLLSCLPDAEWQRWLPQLELVDLPLGKVLYESGAPLTYVYFPISAIVSLLYVLENGSSAEIAVVGFEGVVGISIFMGGGTTPNRSVVQSAGKGYRLRAAVIKDEFEHSSAVLHLMLRYTQALITQMSQTAVCNRYHSLDQQLCRWLLLSLDRLPGNELVMTQELIANMLGVRREGVTEAALKLQAAGLIRYARGHISVLDRQKLERRTCECYQVVKSEYDRLLPDITAI
- a CDS encoding heavy-metal-associated domain-containing protein → MHEFHLPDMTCGHCASKVNVTLKLVDPACEIQVDLPRRLITVKSGEDRDALVEALADAGYPTL
- a CDS encoding FKBP-type peptidyl-prolyl cis-trans isomerase; translated protein: MPQVQEGSFLTLHYRMSGPQGQVIIDTFAGKPATLSLGMGELSPAIEQRLMGLEEGAHTVIELAAGEAFGERQPEMVQWVARKLLSELGDPHERYVAGDVVQFPTPDGLGTYAGAALQVREDGAVLFDFNHPLAGQPVRFEVQLIGVL
- the serS gene encoding serine--tRNA ligase, yielding MLDIVQLRKDLPGVVARLETRKSPQPFLDVAAYQTLETERKSLQTRTEELQSQRNSLSKRIGMLKGKGQHAEADAVMAQVGALKAELDASAARLDVIQAELHTLLQAVPNLPHESVPVGSDEHGNVELRRWGTPRVFDFAVRDHVDVGEPLGLDFATGTKLAGSRFTFMRGPIARLHRALAQFMLDVQTQEHGYTECYTPYIVNADTLRGTGQLPKFEGDLFAVKKGGQESEAVPDTQALYLIPTSEVTLTNVVRDTVVAEAELPIKLTAHTPCFRSEAGSAGRDTRGMIRQHQFDKVEMVQIVHPDKSYEALDAMTGHAEAVLQKLGLPYRVLALCTGDMGFGATRTHDLEVWVPAQETYREISSVSNCEAFQARRLQARFKNAQGKNELVHTLNGSGLAVGRALVAVLENFQNADGSVTVPEVLRPYMGGLERLTPA
- the cueR gene encoding Cu(I)-responsive transcriptional regulator, with translation MTPLMNIGEAAAAAGVSAKMIRHYEQIGLLPEAERSEAGYRLYGDREVSVLRFVRQSRHLGFSVAQIAELIGLWSDSQRTSREVKAVAQRHLADLEEKRREIEQMMDGLSVLVTACHGNEQPHCAILDKLSRGTLAQHQPRQKPQLKRSRIQTEIPRVGTSSPIDLMAWMRGVHVHHDAT
- a CDS encoding DUF4142 domain-containing protein, yielding MQISLAAVLLNSGMAMGSPLVDGDRRFLDRVAEQGHAEQMASGAALNKATDQRVRAFARRLMDDQVNRSAELQTLSASKDHRTPGEASLAHKGQGIPIVKLSEEHFDLRYMHQIGVVGHEASVRLFEEASRSAHDPEVKAFAARHLPTLRQRLQTARRLKAAVDLKIGARPKP
- a CDS encoding heavy metal translocating P-type ATPase produces the protein MSSRIWRCACHRGKAKHSLLSQPKEHLMNTATLSLIEHQFPIEGMTCASCVGRVEKALKAVAGVKDVSVNLATERATVNAAASTLPASLVAAVQKAGYSVGKEPSVDQGAQPTRFKGEPWWPVALAAVLSLPLVLPMIAMLFGSDWTINGWLQLALATPVQFWLGARFYRAGWKAVRAGAGNMDLLVALGTSAGYGLSVYLLFKHTGHGMPHLYFEASAVIVTLVLLGKWLESRARRQTTAAIAALNALKPEVARVRMPYGDVDVAIAQVKVGDTVVIRPGERMPVDGVVITGSSQVDESLITGESLPVAKHAGDRVTGGAVNAEGLLLVETTAVGAESTLSRIVRMVESAQAKKAPIQRIVDRVSAVFVPVVLLIAALTLLGWGLATGNWEQAILNAVAVLVIACPCALGLATPTAIMAGTGVAARQGILIKDAEALEVAHRIDTVAFDKTGTLTEGKPTLVAAVAAPGHDDQLLSWSAAIQAGSEHPLARAVMNAAEEAGLVLLSAAKVSAVPGRGMSAEVQGRALRLGSPRYMQELGVDTSALAEPASELEDEGRTVSWLADMTEAPALVGMLAFGDTPKASAFTAIRSLQDLGIRTVMVTGDNLGSAIAVGSALGIDHIEAQVLPADKAAIVNRLKEGGRSVAMVGDGINDAPALASADVGIAMSTGTDVAMHAAGITLMRGDPALVADAIDISRRTYRKIRQNLFWAFAYNVIGIPLAVAGLLNPVVAGAAMALSSVSVVSNALLLRGWKRRG
- a CDS encoding esterase-like activity of phytase family protein; translated protein: MKLHTHALIVLALAGVSVATQAQNAYPATLAGHALLPAQTFIPAPKDAPADLQVSGKFTTGKLVEKPGSVEGLSGGRPTGVSLPFKGQPAQGHSGIKKMPDGTFWILTDNGAGAKANSPDFGLYLNHYKVDFKSGQFTRLKTVFLHDPDKKVPFRVLHEGTRKRYLTGSDFDLESFQFAGGSIWIGEEFGPYLIKADMNGKVQAVFETQVDGKPVRSPDHPAVTTPSAPGGEVKFQVRRSKGYEGMAASKDGSKLYALLEGALHDEATKAAEAVDGKHYLRVLEFDVATQQWTGRHWKYVLEANHHAIGDFNMISATEGLIIERDNGEGTADKACPEATKRADCFHDLAKFKRVYKVEMSEANVGGPLRKIGYIDLMNIADPNKVARKPLDNGVLTLPFFTIENVDLVDARHIVVGNDNNLPFSSSREPNKADDNELVLLEVGDFLSAR